The Corallococcus caeni genomic interval AGGCCGTCCACCCGGAGGACCGAGAGCAGGCCGTCCAGAGCCTCCACGCCATCGTGGACGCGCCCGAGGGCAGCGACTGGCGCGCCGAGTACCGCTTCCGCCGGCAGGACGGCACCTATGCCCAGGTGGAGGACCGGGGCTGGGTGGTGCGCGACGCCACGGGCACGGCCATCCGCATGGTGGGCGCCATGCAGGACGTCACGCTGCGCAAGGCCGCGGACGACGCCCTGCGCCGCAGCGAGGAGGAGTTCCGCACGCTCGCGGAGGCGCTGCCCGAGGCCGTCTTCGTCACCGCCCCGGACGGGTCCTTCACCTATGTGAACAACGTGCTGTCGGAGCAGACCGGTCTGAGCGCGGAGGAGCTGATGGACCGGGGCTACCGGCGCATCATCCACCCCGACGACATGGCCGAGAGCGGCAGGATCTGGATGCAGGCGCTGGAGCGCGGCGAGCGCTTCCAGGCCGAGCACCGGGTGCTCTACCGGGACGGCCAGTACCGCTGGCACCTGGTGCGCGCCCTGTCCGTCCGGGACGCGGAGGGCCGGGTGGTGAAGTGGGTGGGCACGTCCATGGACGTCCACGAGCTGCGTCAGGCCCAGGCCCAGCAGCAGCAGCGCGCGGACTTCGAACAGCAGCTCATTGGCATCGTGAGCCACGACCTGCGCAACCCCGTGAGCGCCATCCTCCTGGGCGCCGCCAGCCTGATGCGCCGCGAGGAGCTGGACGAGCGCAGCACCAAGGCCGTCAGCCGCATCCAATCCGCCGCGGAGCGGGCCCACCGGATGATCCGCGACCTGCTCGACTTCACCCAGGCGCGCCTGGGCGGCGGGCTGCGCATCCAGCGCCGCGCGTCGGACCTGCACGAGCTCATCGACGGGGTGCTGGAGGAGATTGAAGCCACGCACCCGGACCGGGAGATCCGCCGGCGCCGCGGCGGCAGCGGCCTGGGCGAGTGGGATCCGGACCGGCTGGGGCAGATGGCCCAGAACCTGGTGACCAACGCGCTGAGGTACAGCCCCCGGGACACCGCCGTCCTCGTGGAGACCCACGGCGCGGACGACGCCGTGACGCTGACCATCCACAACGCGGGAGCCCCCATCCCCCCGGAGCGGATGGGCCTGCTCTTCCAGCCCCTGCAGCGCGCCAGCGGCGAGGTGGACCACGGCAGCCGCAGCATCGGGCTGGGGCTCTACATCGTGAAACAGCTGGTGGAGGCCCACGGCGGCACCGTCACCGTGACGTCCACCGCCGAAGCGGGCACCACGTTCACCGTGCGGCTGCCCCGCCACGTCCCGACGGCGCTCGCGGTCCCGGCAGGCCCGTAGCGCCCGCCGGGGCAGCGCCCCAAAAGCAAAAGGCCCGCGAGATTTCTCTCGCGGGCCTCTCTCACTTCAGTGTGGAGCTAACCGGGATCGAACCGGTGACCTCTTGAATGCCATTCAAGCGCTCTCCCAGCTGAGCTATAGCCCCTTCTTTGCTGCGTGCTGCCCGGTCCGCCGTGGGGGGCGGTCCGTGCCGTGAGGCGGCGCGACTTCTACGGCTTCTTCGTCCCCGACGCCACAACTTTTTGCGGCTTCGCGACGGTTTTTACCTTCAAACGGTCCGCCACTTCTTCTCCTTCCCGCAGCAGGTCGGTGAGGGACGCCGCGTGGTCCGCCGCCGCCTTCTCCGCCGCCGCGATGGACTGGAGCAGCCGGGCGAAGTTCGGGGGCAGCTCCAGCCGGCCTGCCTGCACGGCCTGCCAGACGGCCTCGCCCAGCTCGCGGTGGGTCTGCTCCTTCTTGTCCTTGAGGAAGGCCGCCTTGCCGTTGGCCCGCGCCAGCTCCGTGTTGCGTTCAACGGCCTCCCGCAGCTTGGCCAGCTTGGCCTCGGCCGCCTGGAAGGCCTCGTTGATCTGCCGCATCACTTCGGTCTGTTTCGGATCTGCCGCCACGGCTGTCACCCTCGGGAGAGGAGAAGGTCGTTCGTGCGTAGCGTGGCGGCTCGGCGACTGTCAACCCGCCTTGCGGACCAGCCGGGCGGCGAAGAAGCCCCCGCCGGGGACCCGGGGTGGCAGGGCGCGCAGGTAGGGGCCGTCCACCCCCACCTGGAGCTCCGCGGGCCACCCCTCCCCCACCGGCTCCAGGGCGAAGCCCGGGTGCTTCTGGAGGAAGGCCTCCACCACCGCGTCGTTCTCCTCCGGGAGCACGGAGCACGTGGCGTAGACGATGCGCGCCCCGGGCTTCACCTGGGCGGCCACATCCGCGAGCAGCGTGGACTGCGTGGCCTGGAACTCCGCGATGGCCTTCGCGGACAGCTTCCACTTCTGATCCGGCTCGCGCGCCAGGGACCCCGTGCCGCTGCACGGCGCGTCCACCAGCACCACGTCCACCGCGTCCAGCGGCACCGGGTGCGGGAACGTCACCTGCTTGAGGCCGAACTCGCGCACCCGGTCGCGCGCGTCCGCGAGCCGCCGCTTGGAGCGGTCTCCCGCCAGCACCTTCCCCTTCGCGCCCACCAGGTCCGCGAGCCCCAGCGTCTTGCCGCCGGCCCCCGCGCACACGTCCGCCACGGCGAGCCCCGCCAGGGTCGCCCCGGGAGGCAGGCACGCCAGGACGATGAGCTGGCTGCCCACGTCCTGCACCTGGAGCCGCCGGGCCTTCATCGTCCTCGACTCGAAGATGCGGTGGCTGGCGTCCGCGACGCGCAGCGCGTCCGGCGCACAGGGCACCGCCTCCGCCGCCACGCCTTCTTGCGCCAGCGCCGCGAGCACCGCGTCGCGCGTCCCCGGAGGCCGCGCGCGGAAGTGCAGCGACGGCTCCTCGTCCAGCGACGCCATCAGCCCCGCGAGCGTCCCTTCCGGGTACACCTGCGCCAGCCGCTGCGTGAGCCACCCCGGGAACGAGTACCGGGTGGCCAGCCGCTCGACGACGGACTCCGGGCCCTCCGCCGCGGGAGGCTCCGCGAGGGGCTTCGTCACCAGCCCCTCCAGCACCGCGTCATGCAGCGTGCGCGGCCGCACCGGCCCCGGCAGCTTCACCTCCGGCCCGATGCGCGCCCAGCCCTCGCCGCAGAACAGGCGCCGCCAGAGCGTGTAGCGCACCAGCGCCTGGTCCTCCGTGAGCACGTGCTTGCCGGGCGAGTGCCCCAGCTGCCGCGCCGCCAGGTCCAGCAGGCGCTGGTGCCGGGACAGCTCGCGCGCCGCCATGGCCACGAAGCGCCGCTCCTGTCCGCCCAGCCCCTCCGCCTCCCGGAGCGCCGTGGCGAGCGCGGCCTTCAGCGGCTCGCCCTTGAGGACGGCGATGTGCGTCTCCAGCGCCGCGGTGGCCGCGCGCCGGGACGGACGCCCCAGGCGTGACGGCTCATGCGGCAGGGGCCAGAGAGGGATGTCCACGGGTGACCTCGTCGCCTAGCCGCGCAGCGGCACGCACACGGCCAGCGCACCGGCCCGCGTCTTCAGCTGGGGCGACGCGCCCTGGCACAGGAAGAGGTAGCACGGCGCGGCATAGCGCTCCCCGTCCAGCTCCAGGTCGCCCTCCACCAGCAGGACGCCGTGGGCACGCTGGGGGAGGTGCCAGGAGAAGGTGGCGTCCGGCGAAAGGCGCAGCCACATCCGGGCGCTGTCCGGCGCCAAACCCGCGCAGCGCACCCCGGGCGAAGGCTCCGTCCATTCGGGCGCGTCAGCGGGCAGGGGCTCCCCGGCCGCGGCGACCACCTGGCGCTTGAGCTCCAGGAAGCGCTCCACCAGCCCCAGGATGTCGTCCACCTGGAAGGGCTTGATCAGCAGCGCGTCCGGCTCCGAGGGGTGCAGGACCTGGGCGACCTCGTCCGGCCCCGCGGCGCTGACGATGGCCACCGGGTGGCGCTGGCGGCGCGCGGCCTCCAGGACGCCGCGGCCGTCCGTGTGCCCTCCGGCGATGCGCATGTCGGTCATCACCAGCTCGAAGCGGTCCGCCGCCAGGGCGCGCAGCGCTTCGTCGAGGGTGCCCACCGCCTGCACGTCCGCCAGCTCGGAGACCAGCTCCCCCATTCCTTCGCGGAGGCTGGGATCATCCTCGACGAGCAGGACCTTCATCGCGTCTTCCAGCGCGGCGGACAGGGGAGCGCTTTCACGTTCGGGCGGCCCGGAAGACGGCATCTCGGGCGCCGGGTCTGCGTTTGAGGATGGCCCTCCCCGGACTCGAACCGGGACGCGGGGTCAGCCGCAGCGGATTTTGAGTCCGCCTCGTCTACCAATTTCGACAGAGGGCCCCTTGGGTGTGAGCGAGGCGGCCGAACGTATATCGCGCCTTCGGTTCGTGTGCATCCGAAGATTGCGGTGGTCCACGCACACCGCTAAAGGGGCAGCGCATGTACAACCTCCTCATCTCCCTGGCCGTCGGGCTGGCGGTCGGCGTGCTGGTGAAGTTCGCCGGCGGCTTCTCCTGGTGGGCCGGCATCGTGCCCGGCGTCATCGTCTTCTTCGCCACCTACATCGTGCTCGCCCGCCGGGTCTCCACCCGGGTCCAGGCGCTGATGACGACGGTGCAGAATGATCTCCAGGGCCAGCCCGCCAACCAGAAGGAAGCCCAGGGGCGCGTGGACCGGGCCGTGAAGACGCTGGAGCAGGGCCTGGTCTGGGACAAGTGGCAGTTCCTCATCGGGCCGGAGCTCCACGCGCAGATCGGGATGCTGAAGTACATGGTGAAGGACCTGGACGGCGCGAAGCCCCACCTGGAGAAGGCCAGCGGCCGCAACTACATGGCCAAGGCCATGGAGGGCGCCCTGCACTTCCGCCGCAACGACGTGCCCGCCATGAAGGCGTCCTTCGAGGCCGCGGTGAAGAGCGGCAAGAAGGAATCCATCGTCTGGGCCGTGTACGCGTGGTGCCTCCTCCAGCTGAAGGACAAGGACGGGGCCCAGCGCGTGCTCGCGCGCGGCGTGGAGCAGAATCCCTCCGACGAGAAGCTCAAGGGGAGCCTCGCCCAGCTGCAGAACGACAAGCGCCTGAAGATGAAGCCCTACGAGCCGCTCTGGTGGCAGTTCGGCCTGGAGGCCCCGCCGGTGATGCCCCCCATGGGCGGGCGCCGCGTGCAGTTCACCCACCGGCGCTGAAGTCCCGGTGGAAGTGCCGGCCCGGCGCCACCGCAATGGCGCCCGGGTCCCCTTTCGCGGCCCGCCGCGATCCCGTCGATGGCGCCGCTTCCGTGCGCGCGCTTCCGGGGAGTTCTCAACGGATCAGCCGCTCCACCCCACCTCCGGGAGCCCCTTCCGGAGCGGCCCGCGTCCGGCAATTCCTACCGTGCGCGCCGCCCGTACGCTGCAACGTCTTCCGATCGCCTTGTTGGCTGTCGCGCGGACCCCCATGCAACCCCCTGAAAAGAGGCCGGCCACCGCGTGAGTCGCGGGGCACAGGGCTTGCTCTCGGGCAGGGACACGCGGGCGTCCGGGGCGGATGGTTCCCAAAGCCCCCGCGGAGGCGGACGGGCTTGGCAGCCGGAGGTCTCGGGTGAAGTTTGGATGGGTGGGTGGGTGCTTGCAAGACGGGGCGGCGGCGGGTGCGCGTGGGGCGCAGGGGCGTGGGGAGCATCTGGATGGGCGTGGCGCCCGAGACTTTCGGCCTGCCATTTCGGGGCAGGCGAGCGGAGCGAACCAGTTCATGGAACGGCACGGCCGCAGCAGTGAGCGCGCGCTCCTGCTCATCATCGAGGACGACACCGGCGTGCGCGAAGGCCTGATGGACCTGCTCGCCCCGCGCTTCGACGTGCTGGCCGCGCCGGACGCGGACGCGGGCGTGGAGCTGGCGCGCGAGCACCGCCCGGACCTGGTGCTGCTGGATCGCTTCCTGCCCTCCGGGGACGGGCTGGCGGTCCTGGAGACGCTCCAGGGCGACGTGCGCACGGAGATGGTGCCGGTCATCTTCCTCACGGGGGACGCGGACGAGGCGACCCTGGAGCGATGCCTGGAGATGGGCGCCGTGGACTTCATCCACAAGCCGGCGAGCTCGCGCGAACTGCTCGCCCGCATTGACCGCGCGGTGCGCCAGAGCGAGCAGCAGCGCAAGCTCCAGGTGCTGGCGCAGACGGACGCGCTCACCGGGCTGGCGAACTTCCGGGCGCTGTCGGTCCGCCTGGAGGACGAGTTCAAGCGGGCCCTGCGCTACGGCTACGCGCTGAGCGTGGTGGTCATCGACCTGGACCACCTGAAGGCCATCAACGACGGCATGGGCCACGACGTGGGCAACCGCGCCATCCTGGCCCTGGCCACCCTGATGCAGGGCAACCTGCGCGAGTCCGACTTCGCGGCGCGCTTCGGCGGCGACGAGTTCGTCGTGCTCCTGCCGCACCAGACGTCGCTGGAGGCCGCGGTGTTCGCGGAGCGGCTGCGCTCGGAGCTGCGCGGCGTGAACGTGCAGCGCGGTGACGGGCGCCCGGCGCCCTTCGGGTTGAGCATCAGCGTGGGCGTGGCGGACCACACGGCCGACTCCCCGCGCGAGAGCACGGAAGCCTTGCTGAAGGCGGCGGACGCCGCGCTCTACGAGGCCAAGCGGGAGGGGCGCGACCGGGTGGTGGTGTACGGCCAGTCGCTCCACACCCCCTCGGCGCAGCGGCACTGACGGCGGGAAGGGAACGAGGGCGCGCGATGAGCGGGACCAGCAAGCTTACGAGTGGTTCGAGGGTGGCGATCGTCGGCGGAGGCATCGCCGGGGCGGGGCTCGCGGCCTCCCTGCTCTTCAACGGCCGCGCGCGGGGCGTGGCCCTGGACGTGCGCGTCTACTCAGGCGGCACCGAGGAGCGCACCGCGCCCCCTGCCCTGCTCACGCCGGAGTGCCGCTCGCGCCTGGCCGCGCTGGGCTGCCGCATCCCGCCGGAGTGGCGCGCGCACGAGCTGCGCGGCGTGGAAGTGATTTCCCAGGGCGAGCGCGAGCTCTTGCCGTGCGCCGCCGGCGGCCTCTGGGTGGTGGACGGCTGGCCCCGGGGTGAAGGCGGCCTGGACATGGTGCGCCACGTGCTGTCCACGGCGGCCAGCGCGCAGGGCGCCCGGTTCGTGGACCGCCACGTGGAGCGCGTGGAGCGGCAGGCGCCCGCTCCGGATGCTCCCACGGCGGTGCGCAACGCGGGCCCCCTGGTCGTCCGAGCGCAGGGCAGCGGTGAGCGCTTCCACGCGGTGGCGCTGGCCGCGGGCGCGGGGCCGCTCCTGGGTGACGCCTTCTTCAAGGGCTTCCGTCCCGCGCCGTCCATGCCGGCGGTGCAGGCGCGGCTCCAGGGCGCGATGACGGGCCGGGACCTGGCGCCGGTGGCGCGCCTGTGGGTGGCCCCGCTGCCTTCCGTGGATGCGCTGTTCCTCATCCCGGGCGCGTCGTCCGTGTACGCGCTGGCCTTTGGCGCGGCGGTGACGCCGGCGGACCTGTGCCAGGTGCTGATGATGGCCGCGCGCGACGGCCTGCTGGAGGAGGGCTTCGAGGTCGCCGCGCTGGAGACGACGCGCCTGCCCTTCGGCCCCGGCCGCACGCTGGTGGCGCCCGGGCAGCTG includes:
- a CDS encoding response regulator, which codes for MKVLLVEDDPSLREGMGELVSELADVQAVGTLDEALRALAADRFELVMTDMRIAGGHTDGRGVLEAARRQRHPVAIVSAAGPDEVAQVLHPSEPDALLIKPFQVDDILGLVERFLELKRQVVAAAGEPLPADAPEWTEPSPGVRCAGLAPDSARMWLRLSPDATFSWHLPQRAHGVLLVEGDLELDGERYAAPCYLFLCQGASPQLKTRAGALAVCVPLRG
- a CDS encoding RsmB/NOP family class I SAM-dependent RNA methyltransferase, giving the protein MDIPLWPLPHEPSRLGRPSRRAATAALETHIAVLKGEPLKAALATALREAEGLGGQERRFVAMAARELSRHQRLLDLAARQLGHSPGKHVLTEDQALVRYTLWRRLFCGEGWARIGPEVKLPGPVRPRTLHDAVLEGLVTKPLAEPPAAEGPESVVERLATRYSFPGWLTQRLAQVYPEGTLAGLMASLDEEPSLHFRARPPGTRDAVLAALAQEGVAAEAVPCAPDALRVADASHRIFESRTMKARRLQVQDVGSQLIVLACLPPGATLAGLAVADVCAGAGGKTLGLADLVGAKGKVLAGDRSKRRLADARDRVREFGLKQVTFPHPVPLDAVDVVLVDAPCSGTGSLAREPDQKWKLSAKAIAEFQATQSTLLADVAAQVKPGARIVYATCSVLPEENDAVVEAFLQKHPGFALEPVGEGWPAELQVGVDGPYLRALPPRVPGGGFFAARLVRKAG
- a CDS encoding tetratricopeptide repeat protein translates to MYNLLISLAVGLAVGVLVKFAGGFSWWAGIVPGVIVFFATYIVLARRVSTRVQALMTTVQNDLQGQPANQKEAQGRVDRAVKTLEQGLVWDKWQFLIGPELHAQIGMLKYMVKDLDGAKPHLEKASGRNYMAKAMEGALHFRRNDVPAMKASFEAAVKSGKKESIVWAVYAWCLLQLKDKDGAQRVLARGVEQNPSDEKLKGSLAQLQNDKRLKMKPYEPLWWQFGLEAPPVMPPMGGRRVQFTHRR
- a CDS encoding response regulator; the protein is MSGTSKLTSGSRVAIVGGGIAGAGLAASLLFNGRARGVALDVRVYSGGTEERTAPPALLTPECRSRLAALGCRIPPEWRAHELRGVEVISQGERELLPCAAGGLWVVDGWPRGEGGLDMVRHVLSTAASAQGARFVDRHVERVERQAPAPDAPTAVRNAGPLVVRAQGSGERFHAVALAAGAGPLLGDAFFKGFRPAPSMPAVQARLQGAMTGRDLAPVARLWVAPLPSVDALFLIPGASSVYALAFGAAVTPADLCQVLMMAARDGLLEEGFEVAALETTRLPFGPGRTLVAPGQLAVGPAAFGHPLQVGLSETLASCSRAAVALLDGGLDAPSLERRYVRDGLGELMEDAAAGARSITWLRRAGKRAPAAFVAARAKHATGGVYGGGVLGLSAPTPLGLLSAARWSGVREVVGSWLRTPMEPVPTFVPEVEPDLYYVVDDDADTREALTLLLESTGARVVSFADELALFCAVARRPPTAILLDVVLHWVDGLRLCEGLKQHPLTRDTRVLVMSGLNRPHVRQRALDAGAEAFLPKPVNPDRLLCQLTGRVPDPLAAPREVLRPAVVESFGEDRFAS
- a CDS encoding diguanylate cyclase, encoding MERHGRSSERALLLIIEDDTGVREGLMDLLAPRFDVLAAPDADAGVELAREHRPDLVLLDRFLPSGDGLAVLETLQGDVRTEMVPVIFLTGDADEATLERCLEMGAVDFIHKPASSRELLARIDRAVRQSEQQRKLQVLAQTDALTGLANFRALSVRLEDEFKRALRYGYALSVVVIDLDHLKAINDGMGHDVGNRAILALATLMQGNLRESDFAARFGGDEFVVLLPHQTSLEAAVFAERLRSELRGVNVQRGDGRPAPFGLSISVGVADHTADSPRESTEALLKAADAALYEAKREGRDRVVVYGQSLHTPSAQRH